The DNA sequence ACGACGCGGTCGACTTCTCTGAACGCGGCCCGCATCGCCTGCGCATCTTGCGGGCCTGGAACCTCGAACGCGCCCTCGTACTGTTCCAGGCGCAGACCGTAGTGTCCAACCCACGACAGATAGCAGTCCGCCACATGCGCCTGGATATTGCGGATGCTGCCATACGCGAAGTCCCGATGCTCGAAGGTGTACACCTCAGGCGGCAACGACTCCGCGTACGCCAGAAGCACCTCACGGGTGCGCTTGGTCCAGCTGTAGAGCAGCGGCAACGAAGGGTCCATGCCGCGATTATCGGCCCCTGGGGTCACAACGACAAACAGCGGAACTGCGGGACCATCCTGAACTCGCTGACCTCAACCCAAAACACGCTGCACCGCAACCCCTCGGCCCGGGCGGGCACCGCCTGACCTCCACTTCACCGCAGTGAGACCAAGGAGAACCCCTATGCGCGCGGCTGGGAAGGCCTGAACGGTCTGCGGAACCATACCGTCCCCGACCCCGGAACCGTCAGCCCGCACGACGTGACCCTGCGGGTGTCCGCTCAGCTTTTCACGCGGGGGCGGGCGGACCCGTGGATTACGTTCCGCGGGAACGTGTTCTGGTGGGTTGACGGTCCCCGCAGGGAAACCGGCGTGGACGCGTAAGATCAGTTGTACGGCCTGATGCCCTGGCCCGGCACCTGAAAAAATATGCACTTCCCCAACGACTGTGACGCCCAGCTTCCCGGTACGCCTCCCGGCGGGGTTGGACAGCGCGCCGGGGCCGTCCGGAACTGCCGGGCCAGCTCCTGCAGGTAGGCGCGCCGTTCTGGCTCCTCCCGCTCCCGGTACGCAGGAGGCGTGCCGG is a window from the Deinococcus hopiensis KR-140 genome containing:
- a CDS encoding DinB family protein, whose amino-acid sequence is MDPSLPLLYSWTKRTREVLLAYAESLPPEVYTFEHRDFAYGSIRNIQAHVADCYLSWVGHYGLRLEQYEGAFEVPGPQDAQAMRAAFREVDRVVEQACASFIQPDEVFELIRPGRDRLQVTQRWLIMHPITHEFHHKGQLLALGRILGHPLPAGGDTDLVLP